The Vibrio gazogenes DNA segment TGATTGAGCCTTGCTGTCTGACGGACACTGCTAATTTTTTGCATCACCGATTCTACGGACAGTGATGGGTCTTTACTGAGCAGATAAGCGGCCACCACAAATACGGAACGACCACGCCCCAGCGCGCAGTGAACGACCACCGAACGTCCGCATGTCACTTGTGTATCGATCCAATTTATCGCGTGACGTAAACGCGCTAAGGTTGGCGTTTTATGATCCAGAACGGGAATAGAAAGGTAGTTGAACTGCTTGTCAGTCGTGGCACTTTCTAATCCGGCAAACTCTGCCGTAACATCGACGATGCAGGAGATATCATGAGATTCGAGAAATTCTAAATCACTGGGGAATAAACGACGGGAAAGATAGAGTTGGTCACGGACTTGCTGAATAGGCGGCACTGAGTCATGCCGCCTTTCCCAGGCATTGTAGGCTCGGGCCCCCAGTAAGAAAGGAATGAATGCCCATCGTATCCACCAAACAATTTTGCCGTCCTGACTCTTTCTGAACAAGGATGGAAAATCGAACAGATAAGCGACGCTGACTAAGGCCAATGAGAGTGAAACCCAAAGCAGTAATATGCTGACCATCATTGGCGGGGTGTAGATAGCAGCAAGCAGCGATACAACTGCGCCAAGCAGATAATATTTAACGATGAACATGTTACCTCCTGAAAACCGAACCTATGCCATAAATCTTAGCGGGTCATCTCTTTGAGATAGTCATTCGCTAACTGCTGTTTTTGTTGGTCTGACATCACTTTACCGGCCATAGGGAAAAAGCGTTGTTCTTCCTCTTCCAGATGGTGCAACACTTTGTGACGCAGCGTCTTCATTTTGGCCAGCCAAGCCGGTGAGCCGTTATCGGTTTCATCGAGCTGCGCAAGCAGTTTGTCAATGGTATGGTGTTCCGCAATCCCGTGACGTGACAGTTCAATCGTCTGATCACTTTCAATCAGTGGTGCGTAAAAATAGCGCTCTTCCGCGGCAGAATGCTGCTCAAGCTCTTGTTTCAGATTGTCATAAAATTCTCGGCGAATTGGAGAATCTCCGGAAGTTTCGACTAATGAATCGAGTAAAAGGCGCTGTTTTTCATGACTCTCTTTTAGCGCATCAAATATGTTCTTCATCGTTGACTCCTTATTCAATTCAGAATTCTTAGTATAATAAAGGGCGGTAATAACGCCGCCCTTTGATATTGCTATACATTGATATTTTGCTATAGAACAGAGAGGTGAACGTTTAACAATCTTTGTCTTGCGCGTCCAAATTCTCTTTGATGTTTTCACAACTGTCTTCAATCGCATTTTGCGTGTCTTGCGCGGTTTCATCCAACTTTTTACCGGCTTTCTCCATAGGACCTTCATCACTACATGCTGCTAACGCAAATACCAAACCAAATACAGCTGCAATACGATAAATTGATGACGTAACTCGCATATAAACTCCTACCTATCTATTTATTTATGTTTCTCTTTCCAAATATCGCCAATACAATTGAAACAATGAGTGACAATAAGAACAGATAAAATATCACTTGCGCGACGGCAGCGGCTGCACCAGCAATACCACCAAATCCAAGTACACCAGCCACGAGAGCTAAGACAAGGAAAATAAATATCCAACGAAGCATTATCGTGTCTCCTTCATGTTGAGGGCCCTGTTATGTTGAGAGCCCTTCATATTTAAGGAAAGCGGCGTGATAACTCGTCTACGTATATACAGCGAACTGTATTCATGCTTTCCCGTCTCACGCCAGTGAAATTACAACTGTTCGCGATTACTGAACCACTTCAAGCTTATCGACAACTTTATTGACATCATCGGTGTTATTGGCAATCGATAAAGCAAGATCATGTTCAGCATCTGAGCCAACTTTACCGGTTAACGTAACGGTTTGATGGTCTGTGGTCACCTTAATGTCTGTGCCGCTGACATTGGTATTCATGAGTAAGCGGGTTTTTACCACGGTGGTAATTTTAGAATCCGTTAATACAACGGATGCATCAGAATCGTTATTCTGCGTCTTTGGATTCACAACCGTCAGCTCATTATTGACTTTCTTCACCCCATCAAGACCTGAGACCAACTCACCTGCTAACGACTTTTCTAAATCGTTGTTCACTGAACCTGTCAGCGTCACCACCTGATCTTCAACATCAGTATTGATATCAAACGAGTTCAAATTGGTATTGAGCAGTAATGTTGTTTCGGCTTTACCATCTAACCAAGCGTCCATGGATTCTTTTTCCCATTTATCACTGGCTAATACTGTGGCAGATGACGTTGCAAGAACTGTAGTCAGTACAATTTTAGCTGCGATGTTTTTCATGGTCATTCTCCTCTATTGACGTTGCAAATCTAATAAAGCAATGTACATGCCAACTTTTTAACTAACTGTTTTTATTAAATTAAACACAAATTTACCGTTTTCCCGGTGATGAATGCATTACCTATCCGTGAATTATTTACAGAGCAGAAATGTAATTTTTAATCATGACATTCACGTTCAATATCGCGATCCAATTTCAGCGACTGGAAACGATCTGCAATGTGTGCATTAAAAACGAGTGAGCCAGCAACTTATGACAAAGAACAGACTGGGCGGGTCATAAAATAAGCTAAACTAATATCAACTATACAATAAATAGACTTTGACAATATTCTAGCTTGTACTGTTGAGGCAATACACGTACATTCTTTCTGTCATAGTGAAGAGGACATTTCTATGTCAGGACCAAGCCTGTTTCTCAGCATACAAGATCCAAAACTCAAAGCAGCCATCACGGCTTGTCAGGAATTACATCAATTTCGTTTGTATGATGCGGAAGCAGAAGACGATTGGATTGAACCCTTTATCGATATTCGACCCGATGTTGCTATCGTAGAAGTCATTGATTTCACTCATGCTGACTATCAACAGCTGTCTGATATCGACGCTATCTATGACATGGACCTCATTATCATCAGCTCAGGCGCTCCCAACGAGAACCTTGATAAACTGATGAGTCTCGGTGCAATTTTTCATTACAGAAAGCCGGTCGATTTTACAACCTTGTCCCACACACTGACAGAAGTCAGTCAGTATTATCAACACAAGCAAGAACAAGGTCGTAAAGTCGCCACCAGCGATTTGGATCAGTTTGGGCTGTTAGTCGGCTCTTCCTCACCAATGCACCAGCTTTATCGAATGATTCGCCGTGTCGCACGAACCGAAGCCAATGTCTTGATCGTTGGTGAGAGTGGCTCTGGTAAAGAGCTTGTGGCGCAAACGATTCATTTAGCCAGCAACCGCCAGCAACAACCCTTTATTGCCATCAACTGTGGCGCAATCAGCCCGGAATTAGTTGATAGCGAGCTATTCGGTCATGAAAAAGGCGCGTTCACCGGTGCCAATAAAACCCACCAAGGGGTATTTAAACAAGCCGAAGGTGGCACGCTGTTTCTCGATGAGATCACCGAAATGCCGATCGAGCACCAGGTCAAACTGCTGCGCGTGCTGGAAACGGGCGAATACCGCCCCGTTGGCAGTCACACGGCTCATATCGCCAACACTCGTATTGTTGCGGCCACGAACCGCGATCCCAAAGTCGCCATCGAAGAGCAATTTCTACGGGAAGATCTCTTTTTCAGACTATCGCATTTCCCATTAACGGTTCCGCCCTTGCGTGAGCGCGGTGACGACATCGTCGGGTTAGCCAAACACTTTATTGCCCATCGCAACGCCAACGAATCAAAAGCAAAGACGATTCTCGATTCTGCAATCCAGAAAATCGTCACGCACGATTGGCCCGGTAATGTCAGAGAGCTGAAACACACCATTGAACGAGCATTCATTCTGGCTGACGATACCATCAAAGATGAACATTTGATTTACGATACGCCACCATTAGAAACCGGCACCAGTTTGGAAGACATTATCCCGACAGGAGTGCCGCTCGAAGAATTAGAAAAACATGCCATTCTGAACACACTGGAAAAGAATCAAGGCAACAAAACAGAATCGGCGCAGGAGCTCGGAATCAGCGTAAAAACACTGTACAACAAACTAGAGAAGTATCAGGACTAGCGGGTTGTTGCTTTCAACACGAAGATAATGAGTGATATTTGGTATGTTGAATGTTTTCTATAATTAAAATAATCACCGTCTAATGTGCCTGCCATTAGCATAATTGAGGTATTCGACGGTGAATTTAAGGAATGGCTTAGTTGGAAAGGATATGAAGTGGTCGAGTAAAATTGGTGATCAAGCCCAATGTTTCACAGAGTATTTTATATCGATTTAATTGCTGTTTAGGCAATTAAATCGATACTGTCAACGCTTAATTTTAGCTAGACGAATTCCCTATATTAAAATGAGTAATTCAATCCGCCGTAAAAAATATCTGAAGCATTTTTGTTGTGCGTGACTTGAGCAATGGTTATAAAGTTGTTAAAGACATTGTACGTCACGCCTAGTTTAAATGCTTCGGCATAGCGGATGTCATCATTTTTCGAGACATCTCCGGTGCCGGCGTTTGTAATTGTTGCTACGTCACTTTTTTGGTTACCGTATGCATAACCAGTTGTGAACGTGAATTTGTCCATACTGTATGATGCTGCTACTTCATAACCATTGCGAGTCGTTGTGTTCTTACTGTCATCTTCAACAGTACTCGTGTATACAGCAGCAACGTAAAGATTGCTAAGCATATAATCAACAGCTACGCCATAATTTGATTTAGTCGCTTGTTCAGTAAAGCTCTGATGAGCATAACCAGCACGAAGGTTTAGAGCATCGCTAAGAGCATAAGCCGCAGCTGCACTATAAGCATTTCTTTGCGTGTTGAAATTTTCAGTATTTAGTCCTCCATAAAATACATCCACAACAGAACCAGTGTCTGAATCACCGCCCTTTTTTGTTTTGAATTGATAAGATGTCTGAACGGAAAGTTTGCCAAATGAGTTTGAGTAAAGAGCTAAGTTAGACGCACGAGTAGGAGTACCATATGTGTTAGCTGAAGCTTCAAGACCGTCATATTGAAAAATATCAGTCGTGCTAGTGACGAGACTGTAAAAAGGCGTGTCTGTTTGGCCAAATGTAAATTTGCCAATACCATCAAAGCTTAGTCCTACAAATTGATAGCGAGCTGAAATGTCGTCGCTGCTGCCAGATGATGTAAGAACATCATATCTTTCTGATTTATCCGTTGGTTTATCAGGATTTGCAACTTGTACAGTTTTAAAGTTATTCGATGCCGCTTTATCAGAAGAAGAGAGCATTTCCCAACTTGTCATAAAAAAGGCCTTAGTGCCGTTTTCGCTTTTAAGTTCTCCTTTAACACCTAAACGAGTGCTAAAATCGGACGAGTTACTGTCTTCAGAATCATTCTGCGCGGTAAATTTTGCACGACCAAAAATATCCAAGCTAGAGTTATCCAGCTTAATAATATTACTGGCGTTTGCTGTTGTGGCCAGAAGTAAAGAGGGAACCAAGGTAAATATCGCTTTCTTCATGAAATGTATTCCTTTATTGTTTATTGAATCCGGTGTATTGTTGCGCTGTAAAGTTCACTAAATAAGTAAAGTTGAATGTTAGTGTGAAATAACTAGTTGCATTTCAGATTGAAATGATTATTGTGTTCATATCTTTTGTTAAATAATGTTCAAGAACATCGATAGTTTTATACTAAATCAATAATATTATCAATATAATATTACAAAAATAATTATATGCCCAAACTTACACAATGTGTTTTCAATAAATATTAAATTTTTTATTTTTCAATAACTTATAGTTAAGTTAAATAGTACCCCTCCCCTAATTAGTTATATCCATAATTAGATTTTTCTGGTTTTTTATGCTTCATAAAATATTTTCATGATGTCAGAGAACTCAGAAAATGATGAGAACGTTCTTCGTTATATCCCTCTATCCATTTACAAGAAAAATCTCAATCAAATGATTAAGCAATTTGGCACAATCTTCCGGGTAAAATTCAAAAACAGGACATGATTTACTTTCTTGTACCAGAATCAGAGAAATACTCACTCATGAAGGTAAAAATGCCGGAAGATTTAATTCACTCAGCAAGTCAACAAAAATTCTGCGGGATGATTTAAAGAGAACATTACCGATTCATATTGTTGGATTAGCATGTGTAACACTCAGCATATTGCTCATATTCCAGGTGAACAAAAAACCAAGACGATTGTGGAGTTATTAGATGCCAAAAATAATAATCTAGACGCGATCGTGCAATGTGGCACAAATATTAGTTTTATCAATATAGCCAATAACTTAGAACCTCATGTTGGCATCCCTTTACTTAGTATTAATGCTGTCGTATTTTGACATGCACTTAGAACCAATGGTATTGCAGATAAACTTATCAGTGCTACCCGTATTTTCCGCGATCATTAACTAGGAGAAACCGGAAATGAAGAACAAATATTTCCTGCTGGCATTAATAGGCTTGATTTGGGGATCTCAGTTTATATTCCAAAAAATCGCCCTCACGGCTTTCCCCCCTCAACTCATCGGTGTCGGCCGGGCTGTGGTCGGTTTCTTAACGCTTTTTATTCTCTGCAAAATACTCAAAGTTAATTCGAGAGGAACGACATCCTGGGTGATCTATATGCTGATCGGATTACTGGAAGCGTCGATACCCTTTACCCTTATTCCATGGGGACAACAGTATGTATCTTCATCGATTGCCTCAGTGCTCATCGGTACGATCCCATTTTTTGTGATCTTGTTTACGCCACTGTTAACGCATGGAAGCAAGATTTCACGTTCAAGTATTCTCAGTGTCGTCGTCGGGTTTCTCGGTCTCGTCTCATTATTTGCGCCGGGAATCCTCGCCGGTGAAGGGTCAATCAACATTCTGGGGCCAATTGCGATTCTGGTCGGTGCCGCTTCTTTCGGTATCGCGCTGTTGCTACTGTCTAAATGCGGTGATGAGCATCCGCTGATTGTGGCAAGAAATGTCTTGGGTTCGGCCAGCCTGCAAATATTACTGATCACGCTAGTTACCGGCGTTAAACTGCCAAGCAGCTTGACCTCAGATGCGATCCTGTCAGTCGCTTATCTGGGCGTCATGTGTGCCGGCATCGTCTACTTCCTATACATGATTTTGATTGCTGAAGCCGGTCCGATATTTACATCACTGACCAATTACCTCGTCCCGACTTTTGGGGTATTCATTGGCTTTGTTTTCGCGCAAGAGAATGTGGGACTCAATACGTGGATAGCCCTGTTATTGATTTTGATAGCCGTTGCATTTAATCAAGGCTCAGGGTCAAACAAAACAGAAAGTAGTCAAGCGCATAGTTAAAAAGCGTCACCTTGGTTGAAGGCGTGTACTGCGCCTTCAGCCCTCACCCCACCACAATACTCACTTGCTCGCGGCTGAGCGGACACCGCGCCAAAAATCCCCCATCACGCAACGTTATCACTTTTTGTATATAAAGCGTTCATTCGTGCTGATTTTTCATCATCACCTGACTCGTATGATGGATATACAGAGTTACTGAGACCGGCCATCAATGACCGCACAATCAGTAATGTGTATTCATATCTCACAGAGAAGGTGTCTCATGTCTACCAAACAATGGACAACCAAGAGAACAGAAAAGCTAGCGCGCATCGCTGCGGTAGCGTCTTTGGCAGATGGGAAAGTGCTACCAACCGATCAAATGGTTGACGCACTGGAACAATTGATTAAGCCGAATGACCGTGTCGTTCTTGAAGGGAATAACCAAAAACAAGCAGACTTCCTTGCTCGCGTTCTTGAGCAGGTCAACCCGGACAAAATTCATCATCTTCATATGATCATGCCAAGTGTGAGCTTGCCATCACATATGAATATTTTCGAAAAAGGCATTGCCAGCAAGCTGGACTTCGCCTTCGCCGGCTCACAAAGTGTGCGCGTGGCACAAATGCTCGAAGACGGCATTTTAGAAATCGGTGCCATTCACACATACATCGAACTGTATGCACGCCTCTACGCTGACCTGATTCCTAACGTGGCATTGGTTGCCGGCTATAAAGCCGACCGCAAAGGTAACCTTTACACCGGAGCTTCGACTGAAGATACCCCCGGATTGGTTGAAGCTCCGGCCTTTAAAGATGGCTTGGTGATCGCGCAAGTGAACGAAATCGTGGACAACACCGAAGATCTCGAACGTGTTGATATTCCGGGTGACTGGGTCGATTTCATTGTGCAAGCGGACCAACCTTTCTACATTGAACCGCTGTTTACCCGTGACCCTCGCCTGATTAAAGACACGCATATTCTTATGGCGATGATGGCGATTAAAGGCATCTACGCCAAACACGGGGTGCAAACTCTGAACCACGGGATCGGTTTTAACACCGCAGCGATTGAACTGCTGCTGCCAACCTACGGTGAACAGCTTGGCCTGAAAGGCAAAATCTGTAAACACTGGACCCTGAACCCGCACCCAACCTTAATCCCGGCCATCGAATCGGGCTGGGTAGAAACCGTGCACTCCTTCGGGGGCGAACTGGGGATGGAAGAGTATGCACGTGCACGTTCTGACGTATTCTTCACCGGCCCTGATGGGTCAATGCGTTCCAACCGGACAATGTGTCAACTGGCCGGTCAATACGCTGCTGATATGTTCATCGGCTCAACCCTGCAAATGGATCCGGAAGGTAACTCTTCAACCGTCACTCACGGTCGTCTGGCCGGTTTCGGTGGCGCACCAAACATGGGGCATGACCCACGCGGTCGTCGCCACGCAACCGACGCATGGCTCAACATGATCACTGACGAAGAAAAACAACGCGACGTCGTCAAAGGGAAAAAACTGGTAGTTCAATCGGTTGAAACCTATCAAGACGGTTCGAAGTCGACCTTCGTTGATCGCTTAGATGCCGTGGACGTCGCACAAAAAGCCGGGATGCCGATCGCACCGATCA contains these protein-coding regions:
- a CDS encoding hemerythrin domain-containing protein: MKNIFDALKESHEKQRLLLDSLVETSGDSPIRREFYDNLKQELEQHSAAEERYFYAPLIESDQTIELSRHGIAEHHTIDKLLAQLDETDNGSPAWLAKMKTLRHKVLHHLEEEEQRFFPMAGKVMSDQQKQQLANDYLKEMTR
- a CDS encoding DUF1328 family protein; the encoded protein is MLRWIFIFLVLALVAGVLGFGGIAGAAAAVAQVIFYLFLLSLIVSIVLAIFGKRNINK
- a CDS encoding BON domain-containing protein yields the protein MKNIAAKIVLTTVLATSSATVLASDKWEKESMDAWLDGKAETTLLLNTNLNSFDINTDVEDQVVTLTGSVNNDLEKSLAGELVSGLDGVKKVNNELTVVNPKTQNNDSDASVVLTDSKITTVVKTRLLMNTNVSGTDIKVTTDHQTVTLTGKVGSDAEHDLALSIANNTDDVNKVVDKLEVVQ
- a CDS encoding sigma-54 interaction domain-containing protein is translated as MSGPSLFLSIQDPKLKAAITACQELHQFRLYDAEAEDDWIEPFIDIRPDVAIVEVIDFTHADYQQLSDIDAIYDMDLIIISSGAPNENLDKLMSLGAIFHYRKPVDFTTLSHTLTEVSQYYQHKQEQGRKVATSDLDQFGLLVGSSSPMHQLYRMIRRVARTEANVLIVGESGSGKELVAQTIHLASNRQQQPFIAINCGAISPELVDSELFGHEKGAFTGANKTHQGVFKQAEGGTLFLDEITEMPIEHQVKLLRVLETGEYRPVGSHTAHIANTRIVAATNRDPKVAIEEQFLREDLFFRLSHFPLTVPPLRERGDDIVGLAKHFIAHRNANESKAKTILDSAIQKIVTHDWPGNVRELKHTIERAFILADDTIKDEHLIYDTPPLETGTSLEDIIPTGVPLEELEKHAILNTLEKNQGNKTESAQELGISVKTLYNKLEKYQD
- a CDS encoding porin, which encodes MKKAIFTLVPSLLLATTANASNIIKLDNSSLDIFGRAKFTAQNDSEDSNSSDFSTRLGVKGELKSENGTKAFFMTSWEMLSSSDKAASNNFKTVQVANPDKPTDKSERYDVLTSSGSSDDISARYQFVGLSFDGIGKFTFGQTDTPFYSLVTSTTDIFQYDGLEASANTYGTPTRASNLALYSNSFGKLSVQTSYQFKTKKGGDSDTGSVVDVFYGGLNTENFNTQRNAYSAAAAYALSDALNLRAGYAHQSFTEQATKSNYGVAVDYMLSNLYVAAVYTSTVEDDSKNTTTRNGYEVAASYSMDKFTFTTGYAYGNQKSDVATITNAGTGDVSKNDDIRYAEAFKLGVTYNVFNNFITIAQVTHNKNASDIFYGGLNYSF
- a CDS encoding DMT family transporter yields the protein MKNKYFLLALIGLIWGSQFIFQKIALTAFPPQLIGVGRAVVGFLTLFILCKILKVNSRGTTSWVIYMLIGLLEASIPFTLIPWGQQYVSSSIASVLIGTIPFFVILFTPLLTHGSKISRSSILSVVVGFLGLVSLFAPGILAGEGSINILGPIAILVGAASFGIALLLLSKCGDEHPLIVARNVLGSASLQILLITLVTGVKLPSSLTSDAILSVAYLGVMCAGIVYFLYMILIAEAGPIFTSLTNYLVPTFGVFIGFVFAQENVGLNTWIALLLILIAVAFNQGSGSNKTESSQAHS
- the mdcA gene encoding malonate decarboxylase subunit alpha — protein: MSTKQWTTKRTEKLARIAAVASLADGKVLPTDQMVDALEQLIKPNDRVVLEGNNQKQADFLARVLEQVNPDKIHHLHMIMPSVSLPSHMNIFEKGIASKLDFAFAGSQSVRVAQMLEDGILEIGAIHTYIELYARLYADLIPNVALVAGYKADRKGNLYTGASTEDTPGLVEAPAFKDGLVIAQVNEIVDNTEDLERVDIPGDWVDFIVQADQPFYIEPLFTRDPRLIKDTHILMAMMAIKGIYAKHGVQTLNHGIGFNTAAIELLLPTYGEQLGLKGKICKHWTLNPHPTLIPAIESGWVETVHSFGGELGMEEYARARSDVFFTGPDGSMRSNRTMCQLAGQYAADMFIGSTLQMDPEGNSSTVTHGRLAGFGGAPNMGHDPRGRRHATDAWLNMITDEEKQRDVVKGKKLVVQSVETYQDGSKSTFVDRLDAVDVAQKAGMPIAPIMIYGDDVTHLLTEEGIAYLYMAKDLEERKEMIAAVAGVSEFGQRVTKARVQALRAAGKVATPEDLGIKRSDANRSLLAAKSVADLVTWSNGLYQPPAKYRSW